TTCCGGAGCGGTACACATAACTGAAAGTCTGCTTTTGTCTTCCATAGGGGCAAGTTCGGAAGGGATTAAAATTCCGATCCCGAGAATAATGCCTATGGAGACTATCATAATCAGGACTGCCAACCAGCGTCTTCGCAGAAATACAGTAAGGCTGCTGTTATATTTATTGATCAGGTTGTCGATCCAATGCTCCGTGCGGTTGAACAACCGCCCATGTGATTGGCTCCTTTTCAATAACCTGGAACTCATCATCGGGGTTAGAGTAAGGGAAACCAGGGCTGAAACCAGGATAGTCCCCGCCACCACCATTCCAAACTCCCGGAAGAGGCGCCCTGTGAGCCCCTGAAGAAAAATGACCGGCAGGAAAACCGCTGCCAGGGTGATGGTCGTAGAAATAATAGCAAAATAGATCTCTTTGGACCCTTTGTGCCCGGCTTCAATAGGGTTCATGCCGCTTTCCACTTTATGGTAGATGTTTTCCAGGACCACAATGGCGTCATCCACAACCAGGCCTGTTGCCAACACTATCCCCAGAAGGGTCAGGATATTGATGGAGAAGCCTGCGATATACATGATAAAAAAACCGCTGATCAGGGAGATGGGGATTGCGATGACCGGGATCAGGGTGGTCCGCCAGTTTCTGAGGAAAACAAAGATAACGAGCACCACCAGCCCGAAAGCGATTAATAGCGTATCGAACACTTCGGTGATGGCCTTACGGATAGTTGTAGTGGTATCGATGGCCAAACCGAGGGTGATGTCGGATGGCAGGTCAACTTTAATTTGTTCCAGGCGCTTGTAAAATTCATCGGCAATTGCGATCTGGTTGGCACCGGGTTGAGGCGTAACTGCCACGCCCACAATAGGAAGCCCGCCGTTGCCACGCATGATGGACCGCTCATTTTCAGCCACAAGCACAGCCTTACCGACATCTCGGAACCTGACCAGGGTGCCGCTGAATTCACTGATGATCATATCATTGAATTCTTCGGGAGTGGTAAGCCTTCCCTCGGTGCGGATGACCAATTCGGTGCGGTAACCTTCAATACGTCCGGATGGAAGCTCAACATTCTCGCGGTTCAGGGCATCCCGGATATCTACAGGAGTCAACTGATAGCTGGCCAACTTTGCCGGATCTATCATCAATTTGATAGCATATTTCTTTTCACCCCAGATCCTGATTTCGCTGACACCGGGAATAGTTTGAAGACGTTCCTTAAAGACATTGCTTGCGATATCTGAAAGCTCCATCAGGTTGCGGACATTGCTTTGAAGCATAAGCACGAGAATCGGACTGGCATCGGCATCTGATTTGGTGACCACCGGCGGGTCTGTATCAGGAGGAAGATTGCGGATGGCGCGGGATACCCTGTCGCGTACATCATTGGCGGCTGCTTCCATATCCACGCCCAGTTCAAATTCAACGGTGATATTGCTGCGGCCATCACTGCTGACAGAAGTAAGGGAACGGATACCCGCAATACCGTTGATCGATTCTTCCAGCGGTTCGGAAATCTGCGATTCGATGACATCGGAATTGGCTCCGATATAATTTGTCGACACCGTGACAACAGGTGGATCCACGCTTGGAAATTCCCGGACGCCTAAAAAAGTATAGCCAATACCGCCGAACAGGACCAGAAGGACAGAGATAACAGTGGCCAGGACGGGCCGGTTGATGCTTACTGATGAAATGTTCATGGTCGCACGTTTTGCAGGTTATTTAATTCCCGCAATCCGGGGTTTGACACTCATCTGGTCACGGAGCTGGAGAAGCCCGGAAATAATGACAGTATCCATAGGGTTGATACCATCGACAACCTGGACTTCGTTTTCAGTGCGAATGCCTGTCGTGACATAAACCGTTGCTGCTTTTCCATTCCGGCAGACGAAGACTTTTTCACCCCTGATATCAGGGATAAAAGCATCGGATGGTAAGACCAAAGCGTCAGGAATTTTTTCCAGGATGATATTTACTTTGGTAAAAGCGCCCGGTGTAAGGATCCCACCTGGATTCGGACACCGGGCCCTGACGGTAAATGATCTTGTTGAAGGGTCGATCCTTGGTTCAATGGCATAGATCAGCCCTTTGAAAACACTATCGCTCCCTGCGACGGTGAAGAGGATTTCCATGTTGGCAGTGACCCCGGCGATATATTTCTCCGGTACGCTGAATTCGATTTTTATCGGATCAGTCTGCTGCATACGGGCGATGAGCATAGACGAAGAGATGTAGCCTCCCGGACTTGCATAGCGAAGGCCAATCCTGCCGCTGAAAGGTGCGTAGATCCCTGTTTTTTCCAGTTGCGCCCTGGTCAGTTCAATCTCAGCCTGAATTACGCCGAGTTGACTCCTTGAGATGTCGAGTTCTTCCTGGCTGACGGCCTTCAACTCCAGTAGTTTTTCCTTTCGATAGACATCGTCCGTGGCGAGCTTTTCATCCAGTTGCAACTTTTTAAGCTGCGCCTGCAATTCATTGTCGTTGATCTTCACGAGAAGATCTCCTTTCCTGACCAGGGAGCCTTCCTGGAAATTGATCGAAATGATCCGTCCCGGAACTTCTGCCCTGATTTCAACTTCTTCGTTTGCAAGAATGTTGCCGGTAGAAAATATCTTGTTTTCCAGCTCGCGTGGTATGGCAACGACGGCATTTACCTCGACGGGCAGCAGTGCAGTATTTGTTAATCCTGCCTGCGGTTTTTTTTGCTGGCAACTGTTTATGGTGAGAATTAAAGCGGTTAGTAATAGAATGGCAGGTAACCTGAAGACGTTCCTCATGTGATGATATTTTTTCAGTTCTGTAGAATTTCTTTGGAGCCTGTAAAATTAGTCATAAGATGCCTCCGGCATCAGGGGTCATGAAACATAGCTTATTATTAAAAATTGCATTAATTTTTTATAAACCTTTTGACGACAACCTCTTGATTCGCTTCAAGTTTCAGAAAATATATGCCTTTAGGAAGATAGTCCAGATTCAATGAAATGTTCTCATTTCCATTAATCATTTTAACCTGATGAATGATCACCCTTCCCAGGGGATCGGCCAGCTCAATATTCATGGAAACGGGTTTTTTAAGCTTTAAGCTGATATTCAGATAATCCAATGCCGGATTCGGATAAATGACCGGCATATTTTCGAATACTTCTGATTCTGCAATTCCCAGAAAGATGATTTCACTTTCAAGGATCATCATATCAATACTTTCAGCTGACGGATGAACTTCATCCAGAACTATAGGTTGAGGGATGATAGATTTTCCGGGGATTTCAGCAAAGATTTCATAAGTTCCATAAGCAAGATTAGAAAAAAGAAAGGATCCATCGGTCGACGAATAGGTCATCACTGCTGTGCCCGGTTCAGCTGTCCTCAGGATAATAGGAATGTTGGCAGACTTTCCGTTGTCAATACTGCCGCTGATGCTGCCAGGCCCTTCCGGAGCATTGGTTACTAACACCAGGTTGATGTGAGCGTCGTCAGTACTTTGGACCAGGTTGATCACAGTAGCTTCTTCCCAGTGAAGGACATCACCGTAATAAGTTGGCAGATAATCACCGTAATATATTGAATTAGGGCTGGGTTCAGCCTTGACAATATAATGAGCGGAAGAAAGGCCGCTGAATTCATACCAGCCCTCCTCGCCTACCATTTCGGCATAGATATCCACTACTGTTCCTTCAAGCATTTTATAACCATAAGCGAAGCCGGTTTCTATAGGATTCTCACCGGCATAAACACGCCCGACAAGGTAATAATATCCTTCCAGTTCCACATCCAGGATTGAATAACCCGCAACTGCCGTGGTATCTTCAACAATCTTCGTCTGATAATCTTCTCTTATGAAATGGACATTATAACTGCCCTGTTCAAGTGGCAATTCATAATGGCCCTGGTCATTTGTATAAACATAGTGTTCTCCAACGATAACCTTGACTTCATTTATCGGCAAACCGGTGGCGGCATTCGTGACATACCCCTTGAATCCGGCCTGATCGGGATTCGTTACGTGCATCACATTATGGAGTAATATATGCGTGTATTCAGGTAAGTTTGAAACACATTTCAGTTCCTGTTCATAGGATCCATGTTCAAAACCTACGGAACTGTATGTGATCCAGATGGTTTCCTGTGAATTTGGAGGGAGGTAACCTGATGCCGGGTTTACTGAAACAATAAAATTCCTGTGAAGATCGAAGCGGACAGCCAGCTCTGAATGAAGGTATTCCTGATTATATAACACCTGTAAGCCCAATTCCGGGTTCCAGGACTGGAGTCCCGCAGTAGCGCTGATTGTTTCAAAATCTTCACTCATTTGCCTGTACCGGATCAGGATAGTACCATTGACCATCATGACAACCTGTGCTGTAATAAAAGATTCAGTACCCGGATAATGAACCATTTTAGTGAATTGAACGATGGTCTTCTCCTCAAAGTTTTTTAAATATACTCTTGTGATTGCCGTATCGATGGTAAGGTCATCCCAGAACCAGGCGATGAAATCAATATAATTGTTATTGGTCGGAATCGGGCCATTGGCATAGGGTATGATCTGATCATTGAAACTTATACAGCCGTTCGCGCTGATCCAGAAATGGTTCTTAGACTGTCCATAAAATGGAAATTCAAATGGAAATTCAAAAGGACCAACGACATTATCATCTCCAAGCCCTTCAATAATGTAGCCGGTTTCGGATATATCAGTCCATGCCCAATCAGGACCTCCAGGTTCTTCACTATCTATCCAGGTGTACCCATAATTATCCGGGCCGCCCTGATCCCGGGAAGTATATCCGGGGAAAGAAAATTCAACTGTATCTTCTGTGGCATTTTTCAGAAGAGTATGAACCTCTGCTGAATCGTTGATATTCAGGGTAGCTTCGCATGCCTGCGGATCAAAATAAAACGGCGACTGTGCATTGAGGTTAAAGGAAGCGATGATAAGGATAAAGGTGAGACTGAGGTTAAAGTAGAAGATTTTCATCATTGTCAGGATTAAAATTTGTTTACTGGAATAATTAATAATATGCACAAATATAATTATTTTCAAAGAGATATCAAGGAATACGGGAATCTCCTTCTACAATCCTATATTTGCTTCCATCAAATCAAATCTTATGATAAGGATGATATGCCCTATTTATTCTTTGCCTTTACGATTGTAAGGATAAAGACCAAGCCTATTAAGAAGAAGACCCCGATGGCCACCACACTATAACGCATACTGCCGGTAATCGCTTCGATCAGACCAAAACTGAACGTGCCGCCGGCAGTGGCAAGTTTTTCCATCACATCGAAAAAACTGAAAAAAGAGGTGTGATCTGTCGTCTCAGGAAGCATTTTAGAATAGGTGGAACGGGCAAGCGATTGGGTACCTCCCATTACGATGCCTATGAAGAAAGCGGTGATGACGAAACCGGCCGCATCAGTAATAAAGTAGGCGCCGACACAGATCAGGGTCCAGGCCGCCAGCGAGATCATCAATGCCGGGAGGTTGCCGATCCTGCCGGATAACCTGGCAAAAGACCATGCCCCGCCAATCCCGACCAATTGGATTAAAAGTACCGTAGGGATGAGGACATTATCATCCAGCCCGATCTGTTTTTTCCCAAAAGATGCAGCCATGAACATGACCGAAAGCAGCCCCATCATAAAGAAAAAATAACTCACCAGGTAATAGCTGAGGGTGCGTGATTTCCTGATATAGCGATAAACGGATTGCAGTTCCCTGTAACCATTTGACAAGACGCTTTCGCGGCCCTGTCTTTTCTTGTAAGTATACTTTGGAAGCCGGGTAAAAGTAATCTGGGAAAAACCAATCCACCAGAGGCTGACGGACAGGAACGAGATACGGGGCGGCAGGCTGGAATCGGCCGGTATGCCGAACCAACCCGGTTTCATGATCATCGCCAGGTTGAACAGCAATAAGATGACTCCCCCCAGGTAACCCATGGAATATCCCCGTGCGCTGATCCGGTCATGATCTTCCGGTTTAGCAATGACCGGGAGAAAAGAATTATAGAATACGATACTTCCGGCGTATCCGAATGTTCCCAGGCCAAAAGCAATCATACCTAATTCAATGGTATTTTTATCGAAAAAGAACAGGAGTCCACAGCCTAATGCACCAATCCAGGTGAAAACTTTCATGAATGTCTTCCTGCGTCCTGTATAATCTGCCATTGAAGACATAAGTGGGGAAAGGATGGCAAGAGGGATATATGCCGAAGCGATAGTCCATGAATATAGTACCGTGTTGATCACTTTCGCACCGAAAAAGGAAACAGTATAATTGTCCCCTATGTGGGTAACAGCAGCATAATAACTCGGTAAAATAGCGGAGGTGATGGTTAATTGATAGACGGAGTTGGACCAGTCATACATCACCCAGCCATGGATGACTCTTTTATCGCCTTGCACGATCGGCCGGATTTCTTTTCGTCGGATCATGGGATGGGGATTTGTGGTGTTATTGCTTATGAGATTCCGGAAACCGGTTGATCCTGAACCGGCTTTTGAATTCATTGATCATTTCCTCGGATTCGAGCGGGACTTTTTCAACCAGCACACTGCTGCTGTCAAGCCCGAAGGCTTTTACATCAGAAATGCCGATTCTCTTTATGATGTTATAGATATTCATAATGAATTGGTCAAAAGTGTGGAAATCAAAATCATAGTTTTGGATACGGTCGATCAGAACAAACCGGAAATCACCGGGTATATGATGTTTTCTGAGTGATTGATAATTGCTGGTGATATCTAACTCGCCGCTCTCTTTCAGATCCTCAATAACTTCTCGAAAGAAAAGATTTAATCTTGGTTGGACTTTAAATCCAACGACAAATTCCACACGTGTCAGTACATCAGGGATCAGATTATCTACTTTATACTCAAGTTTGAAAGGTTCTTCCACAATGTGCAGGTGCAACAGCCAGTAATGGTCAGCACGTTTCGGTTGCTTCTGGAATATGGAATATAGGATTTTTGATTCCACATCTGTTTTATAATCCGCCCTGGTTAGATAAACAAGGTTAGTAGCAATTTTAGGAACTGTGACATCGTTTCGGAGATCCTTCAATATATCGGTATAATTGATGATTTTCTTGAAAAAAAGAAATCTTTTTTTGAGTTGCCTCCCCCTGTACCAGGTGTACATGATAGAAAAGAGCAGGCAGGTGAGCAGCAGCGTAAACCAACCGCCATAGCTGAATTTGTGCAGGTTTGCCACAAGGAATGAACCTTCGATGGTCAGGTACATGACCAGGAAGCCAATAATCAGAATTTTGGGCCTGTGTATCTTCATCAGGTAGAAGACCATAAGCAGGGTGGTCATCAGCATGGTGATAGTGATGGCCAGGCCATATGCGGCCTCCATGTTGGAAGATTCCCTGAAATACAGGATGACAAAACAACAGGCAAAGAAAAGAAACCAGTTGATCATGGAAATATACATCTGTCCCCGGTATACAGAAGGATAAGTGATCTTGACCCTCGGCCAGAAATTCAATGAGATGGCTTCGCTGAGGATGGTGTATGACCCTGAGATCAGCGCCTGGCTGGCAATGATGGCGGCGAATGTTGCAATGATAATGCCTGGCAACAGGAACCAGGCAGGCATGATGCCGAAAAACGGGTTAATGCCGGAGGAAAGTACATCCGGATTATGTAATAACCATGCCCCTTGTCCAAGATAATTTAATATGAGAGCGGATTTGACGAAGATCCAGGAAATCCTTATATTATGAAGACCGCAATGTCCCAGGTCGGAATAAAGGGCTTCAGCACCGGTAGTACAAAGAAAGACTGCACCCAGCAGCAAAAACCCTCCCGGATAATTCATCAGCAATTTAATTCCATATACCGGGTTAAACGCTTTAAGAACGGCAGGATAATCAAAGATATGGCTTAATCCAAGTATTGCCAGCATCAGGAACCAGATCAGCATCATAGGCCCGAATGTTTTCCCTATAGAAGAAGTCCCGAATTGTTGTATAATAAACAGCAGGGCGATGATGACGAGGGCGATCGGAAGAACCTGGACTTGCGGACTGATCATTCGGAGACCTTCAACAGAGGAAACAACGGTAATGGAAGGAGTGATCACCCCATCAGCAAGCAGCGCGGCCGCTCCAATGATAGCCGGAACGAAAATCCAGCGCTTTTTTTTACGTATCTGGGCATAGAGGGCTAAGATTCCGCCTTCCCCGTGATTATCTGCTTTAAGAGTGATAAAAATATATTTCAGGGTGGTTTGCAGTGTAAGCGTCCAGATGATGCATGAAAGTGCCCCAAGGATGTATCCTTCATCGATGGTCGTCCTGGCACCGGCGACAATGGCTTTCATCACATAGAGGGGGGATGTGCCGATATCTCCGTAAACGATGCCAAATGTAATGATGAGACCGGAAAGGCTGAGTCCGGATATCTGTGCTGTTTTCTTTTTCACTGGTTTACACAGAAGAAAATTAGCGGCAAAGGTATGTAAAAAAAGAGGGAAATTACTGCGTCTTTACCTCCGTCTGCGGGATTATAAGCTGAAACCCCTTTCAGTATTTGTATAATATTGTTAATCAATATATTAAAAAATATTTTAAAAATATTTCATTTTGACCGGGTATATTTTCAAAAAAACCGGATAAACATATGGTTGGGTTTATGGGAGTTTTTTCCATGATTGGCTGCAGGGCGTTAAAAAACCTGGCGTGTTTGCCCTGCGGCCTTCTTTTTTTATTCCTTAATCTCCCCTAAGATCTTATTCACATCATCTTCAGTTGATATGAGTTTTGTTTTGCAAATCCTGATTAATTCTGCCGCCCTTTTGACTTTTTCAGAAAGCGTGTCGATGGTAATCTCTCCTCGTTCGATTTCCGATACAATTGTTTCCAGTTCGCTGATAGCTTCCGTATAACTGATCTTCTTCTCCATATTATTCCTTTTTTGATTTGATTTCACTGTTAATTTCACCCTTATACAGCCGGGTGGTAATGATTTCTCCGGGATTGACACTTGCCGTATCCGTCAGGGGTTTTCCACCATGATAAGTGATGCTGTAACCCCTTCTCAGAATATTTCGCGGATCGAGCAGGTGTACCTGTTGATCCAACTTATCTATGACAACCTGTTGGTGGGTCAGCAACTGATGTACCCGCATAGCAAACCATTCCGATCTGTTTTTCAGGTCAATCCCCTTTTCCCTGAGCAGTAATCCAGGTTTAAAACGCAGCCTTAATTTCCCCCACCCCCTCTTCTCCTCTTCCAGCAATTTCTCGCATAAAGTGATGATTTTCAGGCTACTCTTCTCCAACCTTGCTGAAAAGTTATGAAAGTGCTGGATCAGGAAGTAAGCCACATCGGTCGGGGTAATTTTATTCTGGCCCACGATCATTTCGACAACCGTTTCATTGGTGGAATGGCCTATGCCGGTCAGCACAGGCAGCCGACATAATGCCACTTCTTTCGCCAGGAGGTAGTTGTCGTAACAATTCAGCCCGACATCCCCGCCGCCGCCCCGGATAATGGCTACAACATCGAAATATTCTGCTACCCGGTCGATTCTGCGCAACTGGCTGATGATCGAATCCACAGCTTTATCTCCCTGCAATAATGCCGGGAAAAGGATGCAGGAGAATGAATAGCCCCAGGGATTATTTTCAAGAATATTGATGAAATCAGAAAAGCCTTTACTGGTATTGACCGATATGATGGCAATCAGCTTTGGAAGCAAAGGCATTGGAAGCTGATGGTTGCGTTCGAACAAACCTTCATTTTTCAACCTGATTATTGTTTCCATCTTTTCCCTGGCCATTTCACCAAGGGTGTACGACGGGTCGATATCGCTGATCTGCAGCGAAAGACCATATACGGGGTGATATTTAACCAATGCCCGGAAAAGGATCTGAATGCCTTCTTTCAGCGGCTCCTTGGTTACCTGTAGGAATTTCTGGTTGATCCGCTGGAAGTCATTGGCCCAGATATTTCCACGGATTTCAGCCTTGATCATGCCTTTTTCCTTTTCAACCAATGATGGATAACAATGGCCGCTTCCGGGATAATGGTTCAGTTTAGCCAGTTCAGCCTTGATCCAGAAAGAGTTCGGGAAGCTTTCATCGAAAACCCTTGCAATTCCTGCGGTTAGCTGGGAAAGGGTAAGCACTTCAGGCTGATATGGGATTCCAGGTTCCAATTTTCAATTTTCAATTTTCAAATTTATAACTAAAAACTGCCCGTTCGCCGATTTTCATCCCCCGTTCACCGATTTCCCCTTTCCTGTCCCTTTTCCCCGTTTTATTTTTGCTTCATCAATTCATGAACAAAATGTTAAACTTTAATAACAATACTGAAATGGAACAGAATGAAAACACTACCGTCAGACACGGTATGCAAAGAAAATCGCTTGTATTCGGCTTACTTGTCCTTGGACTTGGATTTGCCTGGCTTCTTCACAACTTTGGGATGATCGGCGAATCAACCTGGGATATCATTTTCTCCTGGCAGATGCTGCTGATAGCCATTGGTGTCATCAACGTGGTAAATGATTCCTCCCGCGGCATTGGCTGGATACTGATCGCTATCGGCGGGTTCTTCATGATTTCTGAAGCATATGATTTGCCAGCAAGCTTCAGGCATGTCTTCTGGCCTGCGTTGCTTATTGTCATCGGCCTGGTACTGATCTTCGGAACCTCAAAACTTTTCCGCCACCGTGATTTCACCATCTCAAAAGGTGAAGATTATATAGAAGAAGTAGCCATTTTCGGGGGGCGTGATCGATATGTCAATTCCCTGGCTTTCCGGGGTGGGAAAATGGTGTCTATCTTTGGGGGATCCAAAGTCGATCTGACCAAGGTTGAACTTGCCCCGGGTAATGTGGAAATCGAGATCGTATCTATCTTTGGTGGCTCAACACTGATTGTGCCATCCGACTGGAACGTTAAACTCGAAGTTTTCAATATCTTTGGAGGTTATGGAGATAAACGGGTAAGAGGACAGGTCGATTTCAACAAAACACTCGTTGTGAGAGGCGTGGCAATCTTTGGTGGTGGAGAGATCAAAAGCAATTGATCCTGAAATTATAAAGCAACATGGCCAGGACCATAAAAAATCATCTTGAAATCGTTTATATCATTTTGTGGGTGACGCTCAGCGTCATCCACTTTTCCCTTTTATATTATGGCTATGGCCTTGATCCCTGGGTGGCATTTGCCGACAGCCTGGTTTTTAATTTTCTGTTTGCCCTTATCGGCAGCGGCCTCTGGTTTATGGTCCGCTATTCCGATCTTCAGACTAAAACTATCGGTGAACTCGCCTTCTATCATCTCTCCGGCGCAGCCGTGACGATCTTTGCCTGGATGATGGCCGGTTACCTCATTCTCAACAACATCTTTACCGACGATCTTTTTTACCATGCTTTTCTGAAACAAACCCTTTCGCTCCGGATCATATCCGGCGTAATGTTCTATGCCCTGCTCGTGACCGGGTATTACCTCCTGATCAATTTCCGCGAACTCAAGGAAAAAAGCCAGCGGGAGGCGCAACTGACGAACCTGCTTAAGGAAGCCGAGCTAAATATGCTTCGCTCCCAGATCCGTCCGCATTTCCTCTTCAACAGTCTCAATTCTATCAGTTCCCTTACCATGACCAACCCTGACAAAGCCCAGGAAATGGTCATCAAGCTGTCGGAATTCATGCGGTATTCCCTGAATTTTCCGGATACCATGATCAGTACCCTTGAAAAAGAATTGCATCATGTGGAATTGTACCTGGATATTGAGAAAGTTCGCTTTGGCAACCGTCTTGCTTTTGAGAAGCTTATCCAGCCGGAGTCGATAGAGTGGAGCGTACCGGTGATGATCCTTCAGCCTTTGCTGGAGAATTCCGTCAAATATGGGGTTTATGAATCTTCCGGAACGACAAAGATCAGCCTGGAAGCCTGTTTGGATGATGAAGTGCTGGAAATTAAAATAGGGAACACTTTCGATCCTGAGGCGAAAGTCAAAAAAGGGACCGGCACCGGTCTGAAAAACATCAGGGAACGTCTTTTAAATCTATACGGAACAAGCAGTCTGATGAAAATCAATCAATCTGATGATTATTTTGAGGTCATTTTAAGAATTCCAAAATATGCACGATAAAATCCGGGTTTTAATAATTGATGATGAATCCCTCGCCAGGGAATTGGTCAGGAAATATCTTTCGGATAATCCTGATATCGAAATCCTCGGGGAATGTGAAAACGGCTTCGATGCCCTGAAAGCCATCCGGGAACTCAAGCCCGACCTGCTTTTCCTCGATATACAAATGCCCAGGATCGACGGCTTTGAATTGCTCGAAGTGCTCGATCCGCAGCCGGAAATCATCTTTACCACTGCTTTCGACCAATACGCCATCAGGGCATTTGAAATGAATGCGGTGGATTATCTCCTCAAACCCTTTTCGAAAACCCGCCTGGAACAAGCTGTGGAAAAAGCCCGCGGAAGGATTTTATCAACGCCGGATGCTTCTTCAGCCGGGCCATCTATCCAAAAATTGCAGCAGCAAATCGATAATGACAAAAAGATCATCGAGCGGGTTGTAACCAGGATGGGATCAAAAATCACAGTCATACCTGTCGATAAGATATGGTATATCGAAGCAGCGGATGATTATGTGATGATCTGGTCCGAATCGGGAAATCATCTGAAAGAAAAGACGATGAAGTATTTTGAGGAGCATTTGCCCGAGGGGCAATTTATCCGCACCCACCGGAGCCACATCATTAACATTTCCCAGGTTGTATCATTGGAGCTTTACAGTAAAGATTCCTATATCGCCATCATGAAATCAGGAGCTAAGCTCAAGGTTAGCGCGGAGGGGTACAGGCGGCTCAAAGAGAAGTTTTGAACTTTAAACTAAAAGGTTGTGTCATTCTTCCAGGTCATAAGTTTCGCCCTCGTCCTGCTCGTGCTCATCCTCCTGGTGCGCTATGTGTGGGGTATTTTCTTCGATAAAAATTACCAGCCTGTGGAATGGGAAAATCAACGGAAACAGGGGATTATTGGCAAAGAGCTGATCCGGCTGGAACGAAATTATCCGGATAAAGTGCGGTTTTTTAACTGGTGGTTCCAGGTTGAGCGGCTGAAGAGGGATGGAGTCCCGGGAGATTTTGCCGAGCTAGGTGTTTACAAAGGCGAAAGCGCGAAGATTTTACATCAGATGGATCCCTCCAGGAAATTCCATCTCTACGACACGTTTGCAGGGTTTAAAGAAGAAGATCTGAAACATGAAACCGGCGAAGCCGCCACTTATACCACGCGCAATTTTGCTGATACGAGCCTGGAAGCAGCACGAAGAAACATTGCAGGGAATGAAAATTTGGTGTTTCATCCGGGGCGGTTTCCTGAGTCGACAGGAACAAGTTCCCAGTTCCCAGTTCCCAGTTCCCAGGCTCTTATGGGAAACGGTCTTGCGAACTGCGAACTGCGAACTGCGAACTACGAACTGGCCTTCGCCCTCGTCAACCTTGATGTCGACTTATACAAACCCACCAAAGCCGGACTGGAATATTTTTATCCGCTTCTCTCACCCGGAGGGGTCATCATCATACATGATTATACCTATAAGTGGCCCGGCATCAAAAAGGCTGTCGATGAATTCGCATCCACTATCCCTGAAGTACTGGTTATGGTGCCAGACATGGAAGGGAGTGTGATGATCATAAAATCCCAAACAAAAGCTGTTACCATATAAACGCTCAAACCACCTGCCAGGCAAAAATGGATCTAAAACCGGTCATACAAATTCAGGGACTCTCCAAATTCTACGGAAAAATTACCGGTGT
The nucleotide sequence above comes from Bacteroidales bacterium. Encoded proteins:
- a CDS encoding MFS transporter; its protein translation is MIRRKEIRPIVQGDKRVIHGWVMYDWSNSVYQLTITSAILPSYYAAVTHIGDNYTVSFFGAKVINTVLYSWTIASAYIPLAILSPLMSSMADYTGRRKTFMKVFTWIGALGCGLLFFFDKNTIELGMIAFGLGTFGYAGSIVFYNSFLPVIAKPEDHDRISARGYSMGYLGGVILLLFNLAMIMKPGWFGIPADSSLPPRISFLSVSLWWIGFSQITFTRLPKYTYKKRQGRESVLSNGYRELQSVYRYIRKSRTLSYYLVSYFFFMMGLLSVMFMAASFGKKQIGLDDNVLIPTVLLIQLVGIGGAWSFARLSGRIGNLPALMISLAAWTLICVGAYFITDAAGFVITAFFIGIVMGGTQSLARSTYSKMLPETTDHTSFFSFFDVMEKLATAGGTFSFGLIEAITGSMRYSVVAIGVFFLIGLVFILTIVKAKNK
- the xseA gene encoding exodeoxyribonuclease VII large subunit; protein product: MEPGIPYQPEVLTLSQLTAGIARVFDESFPNSFWIKAELAKLNHYPGSGHCYPSLVEKEKGMIKAEIRGNIWANDFQRINQKFLQVTKEPLKEGIQILFRALVKYHPVYGLSLQISDIDPSYTLGEMAREKMETIIRLKNEGLFERNHQLPMPLLPKLIAIISVNTSKGFSDFINILENNPWGYSFSCILFPALLQGDKAVDSIISQLRRIDRVAEYFDVVAIIRGGGGDVGLNCYDNYLLAKEVALCRLPVLTGIGHSTNETVVEMIVGQNKITPTDVAYFLIQHFHNFSARLEKSSLKIITLCEKLLEEEKRGWGKLRLRFKPGLLLREKGIDLKNRSEWFAMRVHQLLTHQQVVIDKLDQQVHLLDPRNILRRGYSITYHGGKPLTDTASVNPGEIITTRLYKGEINSEIKSKKE
- a CDS encoding cell wall-active antibiotics response protein, with the protein product MEQNENTTVRHGMQRKSLVFGLLVLGLGFAWLLHNFGMIGESTWDIIFSWQMLLIAIGVINVVNDSSRGIGWILIAIGGFFMISEAYDLPASFRHVFWPALLIVIGLVLIFGTSKLFRHRDFTISKGEDYIEEVAIFGGRDRYVNSLAFRGGKMVSIFGGSKVDLTKVELAPGNVEIEIVSIFGGSTLIVPSDWNVKLEVFNIFGGYGDKRVRGQVDFNKTLVVRGVAIFGGGEIKSN
- a CDS encoding KUP/HAK/KT family potassium transporter yields the protein MKKKTAQISGLSLSGLIITFGIVYGDIGTSPLYVMKAIVAGARTTIDEGYILGALSCIIWTLTLQTTLKYIFITLKADNHGEGGILALYAQIRKKKRWIFVPAIIGAAALLADGVITPSITVVSSVEGLRMISPQVQVLPIALVIIALLFIIQQFGTSSIGKTFGPMMLIWFLMLAILGLSHIFDYPAVLKAFNPVYGIKLLMNYPGGFLLLGAVFLCTTGAEALYSDLGHCGLHNIRISWIFVKSALILNYLGQGAWLLHNPDVLSSGINPFFGIMPAWFLLPGIIIATFAAIIASQALISGSYTILSEAISLNFWPRVKITYPSVYRGQMYISMINWFLFFACCFVILYFRESSNMEAAYGLAITITMLMTTLLMVFYLMKIHRPKILIIGFLVMYLTIEGSFLVANLHKFSYGGWFTLLLTCLLFSIMYTWYRGRQLKKRFLFFKKIINYTDILKDLRNDVTVPKIATNLVYLTRADYKTDVESKILYSIFQKQPKRADHYWLLHLHIVEEPFKLEYKVDNLIPDVLTRVEFVVGFKVQPRLNLFFREVIEDLKESGELDITSNYQSLRKHHIPGDFRFVLIDRIQNYDFDFHTFDQFIMNIYNIIKRIGISDVKAFGLDSSSVLVEKVPLESEEMINEFKSRFRINRFPESHKQ
- the xseB gene encoding exodeoxyribonuclease VII small subunit — its product is MEKKISYTEAISELETIVSEIERGEITIDTLSEKVKRAAELIRICKTKLISTEDDVNKILGEIKE